The DNA sequence TAGTAGTTAAAtaattgtgaataataataaaataatttgttaatatagtgaaatgatttgatttaagatatttttttaaattttagaaaatgagaggaaaaaattaaagaaaaatatttagaagttaaaagaaatgtttgaatataatttttattttaaaatttaaaaaaagtgaattattttttatattttattttaaagtttttaaaaattataataattaattattaaataaaaaaattgaagacatataattaaaaaatattttatatttaagaatatttgatgaaaaatatcttagattatgtaaaagtatatataaatatcttaaaatatctaaagatatttagatattaaataCCTTAAAATATCTACAAACAAGACCTAATACCTCTTCAGTACTCTTGACTCTTGACACTTGTCTCTTGATTAATGTTATGTTTAGGTAATGATTTGATATAAAAtgaattgtaaataatattaaaaaaataataataaaatattaaataataataaataataataataataaatatgataagtaagtaaaaaataattataatatattaaataagagtaaaataattttattatccaAACATAACTTTAGACGTTACATGTTTCCAGAGGTCGAAGCATCGGATTTTACACATCAACATTAGCTATCTCATGCATATTAGTGGACCGTAATTCATCAAATGATCCCACGTGgtcaagaaattagaaaaacatTTGCCATTGGAAGTGGGACCTTCGCTATTgcaatcaattttatttttattttttatttttgagcgCATTCTAAATATAGAGGAGTTTTGGACGTAAAACAAACAGTAAATTATATATGGATGCTTTGACTATCTACCTTGAATGGTTTATGAGAGATTAGAAGAATATGTTTACAAGCTAGAATTTGTTAGAATATTTGATATTCAAAAGATTATACATATTATCTCTTATAAATATGAGCTTGAGATAATGGTATCCGAACACTTGAGATGGAGTTCAACttagagttgtttatttttttaatatgaactgtccttatccttatcatgcCCATGTAAGTTCAATGGAGGAGATTTCACGTTGAGCTTGTCCAGTAGATGTGAGAAATGAACAAAACTAGTGGTTTAGTGAGCACATAAGCAATTTGATCCTTATTTGATAGGAGTTGAACATCTAGAGATTTGTTATGAACCTTCTCGTAGACAAAATGATAATCAATTTCCACGTGCTTTTTACAAGCATGAAATACTTAATAAGTTGCCAAATAGGTCGCTCCTATATTATCACACCATAAGATTGGATAAAAAGGAATAAATATGTGAAGCTCACGAAGCAAAGACAGTAACCATAAGGTCTTAGTAGTAGTATGAGCAACAACATGATATTCTACCTCGATGCTTGATCGAGACACAGTGGACTGCTTTTTGGAGCTCCAGAAAATAAAGTTTTGACCATAGTAGATGTAGTAGCTAGAGGTAGACTTACGATCTTCAGGTGAGCCAACCTAGTCTGCATTGGAATAAAACTGAGAGCTATGTAGAGGAGCCAGGCTTGATGAGTAaaccaaaatcaatagaaaactTAAGATACCTTAGTATCAGTTTAATAGCAGTCCAATGCATATCCGTTGGCTTGTGCATAAATTGGCACACCTTGTTCATTGCAAAAGAGATATTTGGgcgagtgagagagagatactAAAGAGCTCCCAAAACGCTGCGGAATAGAGTCTCATTAGGACAAGGGTTGCCATAAAAAAGAGATAACTGCTGAGAGAAAGACATGGGAGAGGATATAGGCTTAGCCTTTATCATGTTGGTGCACTTCAAGAGATTAAGAATGTACTGCCTCTGGGATAGGAGAAGACCCCTTGAAATTGATATAGCCCTCCGCGCCTAAAAAATAATGTAGTGGCCCCAACTCTTTTACTACAAAGTCACAGTTCAGTTGAGCAAGAAGATGAGAGATGGCACCTGCATTTGAACTTGTGATTAAGATGTCATTAACATACAATAGTACATACAGTGTAAGAGAGTTTGAgatataaacaaattaaaaggtGTTTAACTGAGAATTAGTAAACCCAAGATTCACCAATTTGTCACTAGGGTGGGAGAACCAAGCCCAATGGGTTTGTTTTAAGCCTTATAATGCATTGTTGAGCTTGCAAATGTGAGTGGAAAATTGAGGATGGACATATCCCACATATTGCTGCATGTATACAATTTCAGAGATAAAGCCATGGATAAATGCATTCTGTATGTCAATCCGATGAACAGGCCAGTTGTGAGACACAAAATGATTGAGGACAAGCCGAATAGTTGTAGGCTTAATGACTGAACTGAAAGTATCATCATAGTCTAATTCTTGTTGTTGATGATAGCCTTTAGCAACTAGGCAGGCCTTCTGTTGTTCATGAGTGCCATCAGAGTTGGTTTTCGTTTTGTACACTCATTTGTTGCCAACCAAGTTCATGCTAGCTTCATATGGTACTAGGGACTGCATACCTTGCTTCATGAGGGGAAAATTCTGCATCCATAGCCTCATGCCATTTTGGAAACTTATGAGCTTTGGAGTAGTAGGTGGGATCAATAGGAGTGATAGATATGGCGAGGAGGGCAGTGGGCAGAGGATACCTAGTAGTGCCATCTGAATATTGCTTGGgtttcacaatattattatgtgAGCGGGTGACCATCGAATGAAAACGAGATGGAGGAGGTTTAGGAGGCAAGGCAGCTGTGGATGGAGCAGGAACAATAGAGGATGTAGGCGTCGACGATGGAGTAGGTGAAACCAGGAGGGAAGACAAAGTTGACTAAGCAGGGGAAGACAATGGGCGTAACGATGATGTTTCAAGAATGGACGCATGCGACATCATAGTATTAAGTGATGGACAAGCAAAATCGGTAGGAGCAAGTCTATCATTTGGAGGAGCTAAAAAAGGCAGGACAAAATGTGTGGATGACGACACTATGGAAGTTAATTCGTCATGGGCTTGAATATGACATATAGAGAAACATAAACTTTGCCAGAGTCAAGGTCAAGGCATTTGTAACCTTTGTGGAGGTTACTGATGCCAATGAAGAGACATTTTTTTGATCTAAAATCTAGCTTATGTTCGTTAAAAGGTCAGAGATAGGAATAACAAGCACAATAGAAAATCTTAATGATAGTGAACTCGAGTGCTTTGTGaaagatttttttcaaaatgagagaTGCCGAGAGGAGCggttgtaagtttgttaatgagATAGGTTGCCATTAAAAAAACATCATTTCAAAAACAATGAGGAGTGGAACTTTGAGATAATAAGGCTAAGCCCATTTCAACAACATGGCGATGTATTCTTTCAACAGAGCCAAATACATCGCCATGTTGTTGAGAGGTGCGAGGACAAGAGACACGATGTTAAATTTCCACTTTATGAAAATACTGATTAAGCGTTTAAAATTCACCACCCCAGTCTATTTGGACACACTTGATTTGACGATTAAATTGACGTTCAACCATTTTTGAACTTGGATAATAATAGTTAGAACATCAGATTTATTTGCAAGAGAATAGAGTCAAATAAATTTGCTGAAATGATCGATAAAagaaacataatatttattgcCCTTAGTAGATAAAATAGGGATGAACCCTAtacatcagaaaaaaaaaaagtaaatctaAAGGATGATCGGAAATGGATTGAGAGATTGGAAAAGGAAAGCGGTGGCTCTTCCCTTGCTGACATGTTGGACAAACGCCTGGTATTTTATTTGAGGAGATTGGGAGGGAGAATTTGGACACAAGATGCTTCACTATTTGATAGGTGGAATGTCCCAAACGACGGTGTCATACTTCCAAAGGAACACGCTGACATAAAAAGGATTGAGAAGAGGATGAAGCCGACATGGTGGAGGGGAAGGGATAGAGTCCATCCTTGGGCGTGCCTTGCAAAAGAACCTTCCTTGTGACCTTgtccttcacaaaaaaaatgagaagagtGAAATTCAACAAATACATTATTGTCTTTGGTAAATTGGCTCATAGAAATAAGATTCTTCTTAATTTATGAGACATGTAAAACATTGTGAAGATGAAAAGAAGATTGTGAGGACTAAAGCTCAAATGAACCAATATGAGATATAGCCAACTTGCCCCATCTTCTACTTGAATTTGATCCAAACTGTTATGGGCCTCGGCATGGAGGTTCAAATTCTGAATATCATTGGTGAGATGGTTGGTGGAGCCGGTGTTGGGATACCAATTATTATCAATTAGAGTTTGTTGTGCTATTTGGAAGGTAGACATGTTGTTAGGCATACTTTGATAAGCCTGATTAAAACGGTGGAAACACTTGACAGCTATATGACCAACTTTGCCACAAATCTAGCACATTAGGCGACTACTACCAGAAGAAGTACCATTACAACCACCTTGGCCCCTACCATGACCACGTGAAATTGAGTAAAAGAGAGCACGATTCTAGTGTTGTATCTTACTAGGAGGATTGCAATGTTGATCAGTGTGGGTTGCAACATTTGCAGACTCGATGGTGGCTTCAAGAGCTTGAGTGTGTTGCTGTAGTCTCAACTCAAAGTTGAGAAGATGACCAAATATATCTTCAAGCTCCATGGAATCATCCATTGTTTGAACGGACGTAACAATGGGATCATTAGAAGAATCTAGGCCACCAAGGAGATACAAAATGAGCTCAGTATTAGGGAGGAGATGTCCGATGGCTGCAAGAGTCAAGGACTTCATAGTCTGGAAGTAGTCGAAAATAGACATGCCGCCCTTCTTGATAGTAGAGAGTTGACATCGAGTCGTTGGAGGCGAGCTTGAGAGTGAGAGGAATACATCTTTTCAAGAGGAGACTAGACTTCTTGAGAAGTAGTAACACCAACCACCTTGGCAAGGTTGCTTTTCGATAAAGAAGACATGAGAATACTCAAGACAATCTAGTCTTGATCAAACTAGTGAGTAAACTCAGGATTGATAATCAAGTGAGGAGCTGTAGAAGATAAAGTTGCCTCTGGGTTTGAAACATATTGGGTGGGTTGAAGAAGACTCCCATCGACGTAGCCAAATAAACGTTGGCCTTTGAGATAGGGAGTGATTTGAGCCTTCCATAGCAGGTAATTCTCACTAGTCAACTTGATAGTAACCAAGCTCTGAATGCTATGAGGGGTGATGGGTGTGTTTGTGAGAGGGGTTAAGGAGGAAGCCATTGACATTAGTCAcgttggctcttgataccataaaaCGAAGAGTGAATTATGGGGCTTTGACTCTCTACCTTGAATGGCTTATGAGAGATTACATTTATAGAAGAATCTGTTTACAAGATAGAATATGTTACAATATTTGATATTCAAAAGATGATAAATATTATCTCCTATAAATATGGGCTTGAGATGACAGTATCTGAACACTTGAAATGGAGTTCAACTTGGAGttgttttcttttgaatatGAATTGTCCTTTATCCTTATCATGAATGTCCATTGAGAGAACTTAAAACAATCTACTAATGAGCAAAGGAAAAGTGAATGAGTAAAGTTAAATAtagttgtaaatttttttccatttcttttaaaaaggtgggatctaatattattattatttttttaatgatgatcctgtatttatttaaatttttttaaagcaagtGCATATGACTTGCAcaccataaaaagaaaatatcatttcttaaatttaataataataaaaagaaaaataaacctcCTGATTTCATTCAACAACcataaaaaatgagaatttttttttttttttgacaatgaCCTGCATTTTAAAAGCAATAGCAAGCGAAATTGGCTCGCTGAAGTCATagataatttgtttttaaataaaaggattttatatgtattataaaattaagtgaaaTAGTTTTAAAGTATGCAAATTTTGTgcattctatttaaaaaagtaagaaaaatataagacatacattaaaaaaaatctattttttcatgtttggcctattcttttaataaaaatacgcGAGACTTAGGTCCGGTTTGGATGCACGGTACAGATGAGATGTTTTTCATCTCATATGTACCATATAGTAgtttttattattcaaatatattatattttatctctaaatttaaaaaatatctacttaaataaatagtaataaacagTTAAAGCTGTACGTGAATAATATATGAATAGTGAAAATTTGACATTAACATTATGTGAACAGTGGCAGCTACCCTATTAAACAGTGAGATCCgcacatttttaaatattaaaaattaaaaactatcccatctcatcttactatccaaatacGCAACttgtttttttacaaattattttcttctcatctcatctaaaattttttgtcattattcaaaatatctcatctcatcttatatgaaTTGTATATTTAAATGAGGCCTTATAAACCCTAAAACTATATGTAACgtaattctaaaattaaataagaaaaattatattaggTATTCATTTTGGCTGCTATATATATCTGATAACTgttaataaaagattttttttttcacttttgtaaattttagatttttattaaataaaaaaataatattagatcagattttaaaatgtgtaaatttagtatattttccaaggttttaaaaaccgttccgttccggccggaatggctggaatttttcgtgccggaacagtgaccggaaCCGGATAGGTGTCTATTTCGTTTCGAGTCAAATTCCGGCAGTTCcagtcaaattccggccgttccggtcaattccagccggaattccggtattccggccggaatagtaattccggtcccaaaaaaaaaaaaaaaaaaaaaaaaaactctcttgttaataagttgaaaaataatgaataaaattgtacttttagaattcaaatacctctttccgtgcactagaagtattgttacttttaataatctgtatattctttaatttttttcctttatttttgtgtcttaactcaagtttatgatttttttcaatatatattcattttataaatctttaattcttctatatatatacacatatacatatcacacacttacatatatatgtatttattttattaattgttagtttatatatacatataaatatttatatataatatataattaatcccaaaacggtacaccgaaacgtaccggtaccgaaatattccgttccagtgcctcgaccggaatggtctccagaacggatttcaaaactttgatattttcttaaaaaatgtgaaatctattactaaaagtgatttttatgtaaattttaattttattttatttttttttttgaaaaaaatgcgAAGAACTTTCACAGACCAGTAGTTGTACAATTTGGAAGAAATAACATTAATTTGGAAGAAATGTAGTCTTAGGCGTAGGTTAGGAAGAATTATTGACCGAGGAAACAAGAGAAATATATTTTccgaagaaaagaaagaaagagaaagatggAATCATGGAAGAACAACTCAGCAgacagagggagagagagttgaGTCTTGTCCACAGTCAGCTATGGCACGCGAGCCTTCACTTCTAAGCCAAAGGTAACCCACAACAACAAAGCAGCCTTTCTTAATTCTCTTCGACTTCATTCTTTAGACCAAGAAGAAACATGCCACTTTCtggttctttcttttctttcttccttgttTTGTTGTGActgaatcatttttcttttactacaCAAACAGATTTATGGTATTATGTCTAGTTGTCTTTAGACATGGGTTTCTATTAGATCCACTGCTGGAAAATCATTCATGTAGGTTCTCCACTTTTTTATTAGTAATCTTAGCACCTTGGTTTTGATTTCATCCTGGGTTTACGAAGTTTTcagagtgaaaaataaaatagtgctAGGATGCTGGGTAACAGCCGGATGGACatatctctgtctctgtctctctcgctctctctctatGAGATTTTCCAAATGCTTGAGGTAGGCTATCTTACATATCGAGATGCGTAATTTCGTGCATTTAGGGTACATTTGAGTAACGATACGACATAGTCAGAGTTCAAATCTCCGACGCCGACTTGGGTAGGCTCCAATCCGACTTTGACTTGTCGGAGCgtaatcgatttttttttttttaataacgtttttttagtttaatatttagtccatttttaaaaaagaattatttttgaactttcaaattttaatttttccaaaaattaaaaactaaaattaaacattcataatttacttctatactaattatctaacttatttttccaCTAGACTAGACTCATTTAGATTaagagataagatgaaatggctttagataaaatttgagagttaaataaaatattgttataatattattttttaatattattattattttgatatttaaaaaaattgaattatttattatattttgtataaaaatttgaaaaatttataatgatgagatgaaatgagatgaaacacaCTCTGAATCTAAACGAGATATACTATTGTGTCTAATTACATTTTATCgtactatagtattacatattatttcaGTATTtagttacatgttattatattatagcattatgtgttattaactttttatattaGATTTGTTTCTATACTAatttctaacttatttctatattagacttatattattgtgtctaattacatattattatactatactagtatctaacttatttataacttaCTTCTACACTGACTTattttagtgtctaattacatgttattatacctTTAGTAAATAACACACGTCTAATTAATAACACATAATTGGACTTATTatgtgttattaatttattatactacacttattagttattttcatactagtgtctaatttatttctatataagaCTTATattatagtgtctaattatatgttattatactaatattacctataaaaataaaatatgttattatactaatgtctaatttattttttatttctaacttaatcatatactagactttctagtttctaattacatgttattatattttagtaaattaatattttgtgttattaacttattagtgtctaacttatttctatacttgattatgtatggtaggaatactatgatgtttacatatactaaactattattaatttatttacattatagcctaagtatattatttttaaataattggctcatattagtatattattgaatttaactatataagttctagttatataactatataaatatataaatactaatatttttataacatctGTACAATATCGAAGTTGGATTAAAAGTCAAAGTCGGATCGGATCAAAGTCAAAGTCGGTCCAGCGACACCTTCGACTCTGACTCtaactgaaaaattaaaaaaaaaaaaaatcaactccgACTCCATTTTTTCGGGGTCGGAGTGGAGTTGGATTTGAAGTCGGATTTTCAggtttttggattttttctCAGCCCTaggtaatgagatgagatgagaaattctcaaaacttctcacaatttcttttctaaatatcacttaaaacacaaaacatttttcaatttcaaattttaatttttacatatttcaaTACAGAACACAAAAATCACTACAACGTtttaaaacttcaaaacaaaaataatatttaaacaactttttaacttcatgatatttttattgttaatttcccaaaacccaataaaatatcttaacttgcttttgtttggatgttaagatgagatgagaaatctctcaacatccaaacactatgcaaaacaaacacttttcaatttcaattccttaactttttcatttaatcattataacttttccaaactttcaaacaaaatacaaaaaacaattcaattttttttaaatctcaaaataatttttttttataagtaatctcaaaacaaattgaattttgaattttttctgtttggccactgagatttctcatatgagaattttgagttttaagattaaatattaaaatattatattttaatattattattattttggaatttgaaaaagtaggaaaaaagttaaattgtttattatattttgtataaggatttgagaaagttgtaatgataagatgagaattttgtgtttgagatgaaaattcttTGTGGCCAAACAGTAATTTTTTTGAGTTACTGCCAAGCATTTCTTGCTTTCTCAAGTGGTGACTAATTTTCAGATAGAGACGTTGTCACGAATTTGTAGTATTTCAGTACTCCTAACTATATACAATTGTCTGTATTGACTGTTTGGCTTTCCAAGAGACGAGTTTTTCTTACCAGATCTTAAGCTGTAATCTTCATTTGGATTCCACAATTTCCATGGCAAGACAGTAATAATCTCCAGAATTAGCCACACAGGAGTGTCTGATAGTAAATATGAATGATCTATCATCTCAGGAATTCTTCGGGAAAGCCACAACATTTCTAGAAATCAAGTGGATTAAGTGGTTTCTCTAAAATTgcttcatttttatttgttttgttatcTTTTGCACTTTACCATGTGTAAGAGAATTCTGAGGAATTCATAACGCAATAAGATTTGTTAATAAGATAATTACTCGAATCCCCCCTTCTCTACCCCTCCTCCCTTTCAGATTATTGGGGAAAGTGGCATTGGTCACTGGTGGAGCCATTGGTATTGGAGAGAGCATTGTGCAGCTATTCCACAAACATGGTGCAAAGGTTTGCATAGCTGACGTGCAGGACAACCTTGGCCAGCATGTCTGTGATGCCCTGGGTGGTGAGCCAAACACGTGTTATGTCCATTGCGATGTCACCAAAGAAGATAGTGTTTGCGATGCAGTGGACTTCACTGTCAGCAAATTTGGCACACTTGATATCATGGTCAACAATGCTGGTTTATTAGGCTCACAATGTCCTGATATCCGCAATGCAGACATGTCAGAATTCGAGAAGATATTTGATGTAAATGTGAAGGGAGTCTTCCTTGGAATGAAACATGCAGCTCGGATAATGATCCCACTAAAGAAGGGCTCAATAATCTCTCTCTGCAGTGTTTCAAGTGCCATAGGGGCTATAGGTCCACATGCCTACACAGGGTCTAAGCATGCTGTTTTGGGGCTCACCAAGAATGTTGCAGCTGAGTTGGGACAATATGGGATTCGTGTCAACTGTGTTTCGCCTCATGGGGTTCCAACAGGGTTGGCTTTAAGCTACCTGCCGGAGGAGGAGAGAACTGAGGATGCCATTGCCGGTTTTCGTGCTTTTCTCAGGATGAATGCTAACTTGCAGGGGGTGGAATTGACTACTGATGATGTGGCTAATGCCGTGCTCTTCTTAGCAAGTGAGGAAGCGAGGTATGTCAGTGGGGCTAATCTAATGGTTGATGGGGGTTTCACTTGCACAAATCACTCACTTCGGGTCTTTAGATGATCAGATATGTACTCATATACTATTCAAATGGTGAGTGCTAGTTTCTATCAAGTTTAAACAAAATAATGCCCCTGCCCCTTACAAGGAATTGATGATTTGATGTGATGAGAGGCTACCCTGAACATTTGGCATTTGGCTTATTATCTATCTTTGTGTGACAAAAgaagaaagagggaaaaaataaataaagacaagCTTTTCGAAGAgttttaattttcaagagttaTACTAGATagattttcatgtattttgtgcAAGCAATGAAGCAAAATTTGAGTTCCTTGACAAAGTCTAAACAACTACCTCAACAATCTTCCAGCCTCACCCCAACACAGCTAGAATAATCTTCACTTCACTGTGCTCCGATCAAATTTAGGTCAATGACTAGCTTTCTAGgcacaaaaaaaagaaaaaaaaaagaaaaaaaaaaaagaaaaaagaagaagaagaagaagaagaagaagaagaagaagaagaagaactcaTCTTGTAGTATTACCCTCTGCTTCTAGCATCTGAAACCAAAagtactcttttttttcttttcccgtCTGTCTTACCAAAATTAGCACCTTCAAGCAAGCACGCACACTCGAACTGGTTTCGCCAAGACATTTTTGATCCACAACCTATGGTCAAGAAGCCAGTCAAACAATCCAATTTTtgtggaaaaaatataaattccagAAAAGCAAAGGAAAACAGAAAAGGAAGGAATGATGGATGAAAAGATTTGTTCACAGGGTAAGATATCATGACAACCAACCATATCAACTGGCTTGTTGATATCATATCTGTTGGTGCCTGCAGTAATCACAAAAAATTAGCATGGTCAGCAACACAACCAGCACCaccacatatataaatacaaaagaGAATTCAACAACAATTCCTATATTTCATGTGAGAAATGCATGAAGAAAGAAACGATCAATCATATAGGAGCGAagtttctgatttccagaggaCAGAAattactggaaatcagaaactACCCTGAAGGAATGAAACTATCCCCACCAACTAGATAAAAGAGAGTAGAACGAAACGAAGAGTAAAAGGAAGGAAGACAGAAAAACACATGCTCAACAACGACCTAGCTAGCATGTTGGTATGGGGTACGCACTAGGCAATATGGGTTGATGATAGTGGAAAAGAGAATCCGTTTGTTGCCCAAACAGAGGGAATGGCATTCTAAGACCTGAGAAAAGATGATTCTGCTTTCGAGTAAAGAGGAATTCAACTCTAGTGTCAATCACTGTCAATCAGACCAGCGTGTCATGCAAAGGGTGGAGCGGGTTTAGACTCAGATATGGATCTATCCATGATAACAGTAGGATGGTACCAGCTTGGCTCAAAAGGCAAAGGGTAATAAAGGGGTTCGGGGTTGAGATGGGTTTCTCCTACTCTTGGCCAAACATCCCTCAAACAGCCAACGAGCTGTATGTAAAGGGTAGGCAACCAAACATCAGGATGGACAATTAGTCCATGCCACCATGGTTAAAAAGGTTCTAAAATAATCAGTCCCAACCCCAAAACCGCCCAGTCTGTAAGATAACAGAATGTTTGATCTATGAGATACATCACGCACAAAACTTTAATAAACTACTTGCCTAAATTGTCAAATCAAACTCAACTTTTAAGTAACCCCATGAAGCCAGATGGTATATTAATTCTCACTATCTGACTTTTTACCAAATAGGACTTCCATTCAGATTTCAGAGCTGCGAGAACCAAGAGAAGGGGCTCTCACACATTCTTagcccttcttcttcttcttctttttaatgcAACCCGTTCTCgcagtaaatatatatatcagcaACCCGTTctaaagttataataatatgGAGCAGTAAAAGCTTCATCTGTAAATCATAGTTAAAATTGTGAAACTGGTTGCAGCATCATATAATAGGTAACCAAttggaataatatttttatattagagcAACTTCCAGAACAAAtgtctttaattaattttcttaatccAATTTGAGATGCTAGGACCGAGTgtgattgtccttgaagataGGATCCtacaattatttcattaaaaggggaAGTGAGAACTTAGACATACACCACCAATCCCTGGTCCACAACTCTGCTTTCATTAACTTTTTCTGATTGATATACTTCAGAGATGGCACCAGACTGATCCAAATCACTGTTATCCCTGTTTCCACAGACAAGATCATGCTGCGTTCCTGCAAAATGAAGTATTTACAGTAATCTAATAAATTGCTTCCCttagaatataatatacatGAAGGTTAAAGATACCTCTAGATGGTCTTGAATCGGTCAGAAGGGTTCTTAAGAGTTTCTGGCACATAATGGTATCTGGGAAATCC is a window from the Carya illinoinensis cultivar Pawnee chromosome 14, C.illinoinensisPawnee_v1, whole genome shotgun sequence genome containing:
- the LOC122294916 gene encoding xanthoxin dehydrogenase-like isoform X3 — its product is MRFSKCLRLLGKVALVTGGAIGIGESIVQLFHKHGAKVCIADVQDNLGQHVCDALGGEPNTCYVHCDVTKEDSVCDAVDFTVSKFGTLDIMVNNAGLLGSQCPDIRNADMSEFEKIFDVNVKGVFLGMKHAARIMIPLKKGSIISLCSVSSAIGAIGPHAYTGSKHAVLGLTKNVAAELGQYGIRVNCVSPHGVPTGLALSYLPEEERTEDAIAGFRAFLRMNANLQGVELTTDDVANAVLFLASEEARYVSGANLMVDGGFTCTNHSLRVFR
- the LOC122294916 gene encoding xanthoxin dehydrogenase-like isoform X2 translates to MAREPSLLSQRLLGKVALVTGGAIGIGESIVQLFHKHGAKVCIADVQDNLGQHVCDALGGEPNTCYVHCDVTKEDSVCDAVDFTVSKFGTLDIMVNNAGLLGSQCPDIRNADMSEFEKIFDVNVKGVFLGMKHAARIMIPLKKGSIISLCSVSSAIGAIGPHAYTGSKHAVLGLTKNVAAELGQYGIRVNCVSPHGVPTGLALSYLPEEERTEDAIAGFRAFLRMNANLQGVELTTDDVANAVLFLASEEARYVSGANLMVDGGFTCTNHSLRVFR
- the LOC122294916 gene encoding zerumbone synthase-like isoform X1 produces the protein MAREPSLLSQRVKNKIVLGCWVTAGWTYLCLCLSRSLSMRFSKCLRLLGKVALVTGGAIGIGESIVQLFHKHGAKVCIADVQDNLGQHVCDALGGEPNTCYVHCDVTKEDSVCDAVDFTVSKFGTLDIMVNNAGLLGSQCPDIRNADMSEFEKIFDVNVKGVFLGMKHAARIMIPLKKGSIISLCSVSSAIGAIGPHAYTGSKHAVLGLTKNVAAELGQYGIRVNCVSPHGVPTGLALSYLPEEERTEDAIAGFRAFLRMNANLQGVELTTDDVANAVLFLASEEARYVSGANLMVDGGFTCTNHSLRVFR